The following coding sequences lie in one Thermosulfuriphilus ammonigenes genomic window:
- a CDS encoding PilZ domain-containing protein gives MKKDRESRWKDQRQHERVPVLQQVTYTDGHRIYTEFIKDISLGGIKVESSHPMKVGSVVTVTIDTNPPLKLKGRVMWCRQGEDGYEAGIQFAELSPKQQLALKTVVQTLIWDKVGIMNG, from the coding sequence ATGAAAAAAGATAGAGAGTCTCGATGGAAGGACCAGCGTCAACACGAAAGAGTGCCTGTTCTTCAGCAGGTGACTTATACCGACGGGCATCGGATCTACACTGAATTCATCAAAGATATCAGCCTTGGAGGCATTAAGGTCGAATCCAGCCATCCCATGAAGGTGGGCAGTGTGGTCACGGTAACTATAGACACCAACCCCCCTCTTAAGCTTAAGGGCCGGGTAATGTGGTGCCGCCAAGGCGAAGATGGTTACGAGGCCGGCATTCAGTTTGCCGAACTCTCTCCCAAGCAACAACTGGCCTTAAAGACCGTAGTTCAAACCCTCATCTGGGATAAGGTTGGCATTATGAACGGATAA
- a CDS encoding 50S ribosomal protein L11 methyltransferase — protein MTEDDLFFGEFSPSEPIEGLLITLAPPEPARRVLAQLPAPRWQREYQGEIRCLFPFKEGILLSLSRALKEAEDLQVETRLVNPPLKPCFKLAGLKVAFRASIPADIYLDPGPAFGSGHHPSTTLAAEALKALAPLEGRSLLDVGTGTGILALIGARLGASPVVALEPDKEALLRAYKNFQKNNLPPLTIAGYLPAVKGGFDIVVANLVPAVLTTAATELKERTKGVLIISGFRQEKMTEMIGLFEPFKPKWRQSLNGWGCLILTPS, from the coding sequence ATGACTGAAGATGATCTCTTTTTTGGCGAATTTTCCCCCTCTGAACCAATAGAAGGGCTTTTAATAACTCTAGCACCCCCGGAGCCGGCCCGCAGGGTGTTAGCTCAGCTTCCGGCACCGCGTTGGCAAAGAGAATATCAGGGGGAAATAAGATGTCTTTTTCCCTTTAAGGAGGGAATTTTGCTCTCCCTCTCTCGAGCCCTCAAGGAGGCAGAAGATCTCCAGGTCGAAACCAGGCTGGTCAACCCTCCCCTTAAGCCTTGCTTTAAATTAGCCGGCCTTAAGGTGGCCTTTAGGGCCAGCATTCCGGCAGATATATACCTTGACCCCGGCCCGGCTTTTGGTAGCGGGCATCATCCGAGCACCACCTTGGCCGCCGAGGCCCTAAAAGCTCTGGCCCCGCTTGAAGGCCGAAGTCTCCTTGATGTGGGTACAGGCACAGGGATCCTGGCCCTGATAGGGGCCAGGCTGGGGGCCTCGCCGGTAGTGGCCCTAGAGCCAGACAAAGAAGCCTTGCTCAGGGCTTACAAGAATTTCCAGAAGAATAATCTTCCTCCCCTAACCATAGCTGGCTATCTTCCGGCCGTAAAAGGAGGCTTTGATATTGTGGTGGCCAACCTCGTTCCGGCGGTTCTGACCACCGCCGCCACGGAACTAAAGGAACGTACAAAGGGGGTTTTGATCATTTCTGGCTTTCGTCAGGAGAAGATGACTGAGATGATCGGCCTATTTGAACCCTTTAAGCCCAAGTGGAGGCAATCCCTCAATGGTTGGGGTTGCTTAATACTTACCCCCTCTTAA
- a CDS encoding cation diffusion facilitator family transporter has translation MSGISASEKVFGSRLEYQAASRIMARLALVSASINLLLALAKYSLGKLTGSLALTADALHSLADVVCSLTIWAGIRLANRRSRYFPYGLYKVENLAALLAAFFIFYAAYEIVKESLKIHTPNRLEHLPLAVVGVVIMAMVTFFFSRYEYRLARATGSPSLEADAKHTFSELLSSGVILLGLLGTLTPFKFTDKLAALFVALLILHLGWGILIDSIKVLLEASVDPKTISEVVSIIRAFPQVVSIKSLIGRRSGRFKLIEAEIVLDCQGLEEAHELVTEIEERIYHHFPDIDRVIIHFEPRPREEIVLAIAVDKEGKEILPHFGCAPAFLVLRIDCRNGGRIKEKRLVVNPHAAKEKQRGIKTAEFLASLGVNRLLVKAPPSPSGWLYALKALGIEPLFRPDFDLSDLKKALPC, from the coding sequence TTGTCTGGCATTTCCGCTTCTGAAAAAGTATTTGGCTCCCGTCTGGAGTATCAGGCCGCCAGTCGGATCATGGCCCGCTTGGCCCTTGTTTCCGCCTCTATCAATCTCCTTTTAGCCCTGGCCAAGTATTCTCTGGGGAAACTCACCGGGAGTCTGGCCCTTACTGCTGATGCCCTTCATTCGCTGGCAGATGTGGTCTGTTCTTTGACTATTTGGGCCGGCATCCGGCTGGCTAATCGCCGTAGCCGTTACTTCCCCTATGGCTTATACAAGGTGGAGAATTTAGCCGCCCTGCTAGCCGCCTTTTTTATCTTCTATGCGGCCTATGAGATCGTCAAGGAAAGTCTTAAGATTCATACCCCCAACCGTCTCGAACACCTGCCTTTGGCCGTGGTTGGGGTGGTTATTATGGCCATGGTGACCTTTTTCTTTTCACGCTATGAGTATCGCTTGGCCCGGGCCACAGGTAGCCCCTCCCTTGAGGCCGACGCCAAACACACCTTTAGTGAGCTTTTATCCTCTGGGGTAATCCTTTTGGGGCTCCTGGGAACCCTGACTCCATTTAAGTTTACCGACAAACTGGCGGCCCTTTTTGTAGCCTTGTTAATCCTTCATCTGGGATGGGGAATCCTTATTGATTCCATCAAGGTTCTCCTTGAGGCCTCGGTGGATCCAAAGACCATCTCAGAGGTTGTCTCCATCATCAGGGCCTTTCCCCAGGTTGTGTCTATAAAGAGCCTTATAGGTCGTCGTTCCGGACGCTTCAAGCTTATTGAGGCCGAGATAGTCCTTGACTGTCAGGGGCTTGAAGAGGCCCATGAGCTGGTTACCGAGATTGAAGAGCGCATTTATCATCACTTTCCTGATATAGATCGAGTAATTATTCATTTTGAACCCCGGCCTCGGGAGGAGATAGTCTTAGCCATTGCCGTGGACAAAGAGGGCAAGGAGATATTGCCCCATTTTGGCTGTGCTCCGGCCTTCCTTGTCCTGCGGATAGATTGCAGAAATGGGGGAAGAATTAAGGAAAAAAGACTGGTGGTCAATCCTCACGCAGCTAAAGAGAAGCAGCGAGGGATAAAAACAGCAGAGTTTTTAGCCTCCTTGGGGGTTAACCGCCTTCTGGTAAAAGCACCTCCCTCCCCTTCGGGATGGCTATATGCCCTTAAGGCCCTGGGCATTGAGCCCCTTTTTCGGCCAGATTTTGATCTTTCAGACCTCAAGAAGGCCCTTCCTTGTTAG
- the argB gene encoding acetylglutamate kinase — MKGQGSAKERAAILIEALPYIRAFFGKTIVIKYGGHAMVDPALKEAFAQDVVLMKYVGINPIIVHGGGPQISRVMERMGIRPVFVEGQRVTDEETMSVVEMVLVGTVNKDIVGLINRHGGRAVGLSGRDGDLIQAEKMKIYRYSGQDRPPEIIDIGRVGKVSRVNPQVLQSLEEGGFIPVIAPVGVGPEGVAYNINADLVAGAVAGELLAEKVIYLTDVAGVCDETGRLIPSLSLQEVEDLLQAGVAKGGMIPKLKSARKALTRGVKKAHIIDGRVPHALILEIFTDQGVGTEIIP, encoded by the coding sequence ATGAAAGGCCAAGGTAGCGCCAAGGAAAGGGCGGCCATCCTCATTGAGGCCCTACCGTATATTCGGGCCTTCTTCGGCAAGACCATCGTTATCAAGTACGGCGGTCACGCCATGGTGGATCCTGCCTTAAAGGAGGCCTTTGCCCAGGATGTGGTCCTTATGAAGTATGTGGGAATAAATCCGATCATCGTCCATGGCGGAGGGCCTCAGATAAGTCGAGTCATGGAACGGATGGGTATCCGGCCGGTCTTTGTCGAAGGCCAACGGGTCACAGATGAAGAGACCATGAGTGTGGTGGAGATGGTCCTGGTTGGTACGGTAAACAAGGACATTGTCGGGCTTATAAACCGCCATGGAGGCCGAGCTGTAGGACTTTCGGGCCGGGATGGCGACCTTATTCAGGCCGAAAAGATGAAGATCTATCGCTACAGCGGCCAGGATCGTCCGCCAGAGATCATCGATATCGGCCGGGTGGGAAAGGTAAGCCGGGTGAATCCCCAGGTGCTCCAGAGTCTGGAAGAGGGGGGTTTTATCCCCGTAATTGCCCCGGTGGGTGTAGGGCCCGAAGGAGTGGCTTACAACATCAATGCTGACTTGGTCGCCGGGGCCGTAGCCGGAGAACTCTTGGCCGAAAAGGTTATCTACCTTACCGATGTTGCGGGAGTCTGTGACGAAACCGGCCGTCTGATCCCCAGCCTGAGCCTCCAGGAAGTCGAAGATCTGCTTCAGGCTGGAGTAGCCAAAGGGGGGATGATCCCCAAGCTTAAAAGTGCTCGCAAGGCCCTCACTCGAGGGGTAAAAAAGGCTCACATCATCGATGGCCGGGTGCCACACGCCCTTATCCTGGAAATCTTTACCGATCAGGGAGTGGGAACAGAGATAATTCCCTAA
- the pyrE gene encoding orotate phosphoribosyltransferase, giving the protein MVLRQRLAQMISKRAFIWRQAPPYFRLSSGKESPFYFDLKRITLDPEGASLVGELAYQAIADLPVAGVGGMTFGADPIACAIMHTAYRYGRRLYHFSVRKEPKGHGTQRFIEGNISTGDRVVIVEDVVTTGGSTLLAISRAREAGLIPEAVLVLVDREEEDGLSRIQAEVSRVKVLFTRSELMELAQK; this is encoded by the coding sequence ATGGTTTTAAGACAACGTCTGGCCCAGATGATTTCTAAGCGGGCTTTCATTTGGCGACAAGCCCCTCCCTATTTCCGGCTTTCTTCTGGTAAGGAGAGCCCCTTTTATTTTGATCTCAAACGTATCACTCTGGATCCAGAGGGGGCATCTCTGGTAGGGGAGCTGGCCTATCAGGCTATCGCTGACCTGCCGGTGGCGGGGGTAGGAGGGATGACCTTTGGAGCAGATCCAATTGCCTGCGCCATCATGCATACCGCTTATCGTTACGGTCGAAGGCTCTACCACTTTTCAGTGCGCAAGGAACCTAAAGGACACGGGACCCAACGTTTCATCGAGGGCAATATTTCTACCGGCGATCGGGTGGTCATTGTGGAAGACGTAGTCACCACCGGGGGCTCTACCCTTTTGGCCATCTCTCGGGCTCGGGAGGCTGGTCTGATCCCTGAGGCCGTACTTGTTTTAGTGGATCGAGAAGAGGAAGACGGACTTTCCCGGATTCAGGCTGAGGTTTCCCGGGTGAAGGTTCTGTTTACCCGTTCAGAACTCATGGAGCTAGCGCAGAAATAA
- the hslV gene encoding ATP-dependent protease subunit HslV: MEKTRGTTVIAVRKGGRTVLAADGQVSLGNTIIKHRARKVRRLYHDQVLVGFAGSTADALTLFEKLEAKLEQYAGNLVRAAVELAKDWRTDRVLRRLEAFLIAADRDHLLLLSGAGDIIEPDEEVIAIGSGGPYALAAAKALLKHTDLSAREIAETALNIAASICIYTNREMILEEL, encoded by the coding sequence ATGGAAAAGACTAGAGGAACCACGGTAATTGCTGTCCGTAAAGGCGGGCGCACAGTTTTGGCTGCCGACGGTCAGGTAAGCCTGGGCAATACTATTATTAAGCATCGGGCTCGGAAGGTCCGCCGTCTCTACCATGACCAGGTTTTGGTGGGGTTTGCCGGCAGCACCGCCGATGCCCTGACGCTCTTTGAAAAATTAGAAGCCAAACTGGAACAGTATGCCGGCAACCTGGTCCGAGCGGCAGTGGAGCTGGCTAAAGATTGGCGGACGGATCGGGTTCTGAGACGCCTTGAGGCCTTTCTTATCGCCGCCGATCGAGATCACCTTCTGCTTTTGTCCGGAGCAGGAGATATTATCGAACCTGACGAAGAAGTTATTGCCATCGGCTCCGGTGGTCCGTACGCTCTGGCGGCGGCAAAGGCCCTTCTTAAACATACCGACCTTTCGGCCCGAGAGATCGCTGAAACAGCCCTAAATATCGCCGCCAGTATCTGCATCTACACCAATCGGGAAATGATCCTGGAGGAGCTATGA
- the trpE gene encoding anthranilate synthase component I → MDYYTPNKETFIQLAKEFNYIPVWREVLVDFETPISLFHKLATGPYAFLLESLEGGEKWGRYSFIGLAPALIFRSRGDMVSILDLNGERRLKGLNPLKSLRDLFSEIRAANFPELPRFFGGAVGFLGYDMVRFMERLPEEVPERMGFWESHFMFPSILLVYDNLRHSLFVIYGARVDSPEQAEAVYEKALCEIEATVKRLAAPLIYPPRRSQGDQTSLSPEIPQRRFEEMVERAKEYIRAGDIIQVVLSQRFSGQSHLPPFDLYRALRKINPSPYLFFLRLGDETLIGSSPEILVRLEGKRIEVRPIAGTRPRGRSREEDERLAADLLADPKERAEHLMLVDLGRNDVGRVAKFGSVRVYELMVIERYSHVMHLVSGVEGELAEDYDMFDVLAACFPAGTVTGAPKIRAMEIIEELEGSRRGPYAGAVGYFGFSGNMDFCITIRTLFQKADQLYLQTGAGIVADSVPEREYQETLNKGQGMLKAVELAQAGLL, encoded by the coding sequence ATGGACTACTACACCCCAAATAAAGAGACTTTTATCCAACTGGCCAAGGAGTTCAATTATATCCCTGTTTGGCGAGAAGTCTTGGTAGACTTTGAAACTCCCATCTCCCTCTTTCACAAACTGGCCACTGGTCCTTATGCCTTCTTGCTTGAGAGTCTGGAAGGCGGGGAGAAATGGGGTCGTTACAGCTTCATCGGCCTGGCCCCGGCCCTTATCTTTCGCAGCCGGGGAGACATGGTCTCCATCCTCGACCTTAACGGTGAAAGACGTCTCAAAGGACTCAATCCTCTCAAATCCTTAAGGGATCTTTTCTCCGAAATTCGAGCGGCAAACTTTCCGGAGTTGCCCCGATTCTTTGGTGGAGCGGTGGGTTTTCTGGGCTATGATATGGTCCGCTTTATGGAAAGGCTCCCCGAAGAAGTTCCCGAAAGGATGGGTTTCTGGGAGAGTCATTTCATGTTTCCGAGTATCCTCCTGGTCTATGATAATCTCCGTCACAGTCTCTTTGTAATATATGGAGCTAGAGTGGATTCCCCGGAACAGGCCGAGGCCGTATATGAAAAGGCCCTTTGTGAGATCGAAGCCACGGTGAAACGACTGGCTGCTCCCTTGATCTACCCTCCGCGGCGAAGCCAGGGCGATCAAACCTCCCTCTCTCCGGAGATCCCTCAAAGACGCTTTGAAGAAATGGTTGAGCGGGCCAAAGAATATATCCGGGCAGGAGACATCATTCAGGTTGTGCTTTCCCAGCGCTTCTCCGGACAAAGCCATCTGCCCCCCTTTGATCTTTACCGGGCCTTAAGAAAGATAAACCCTTCGCCTTATCTCTTTTTTCTCCGCCTAGGGGATGAAACCCTCATTGGCTCCTCTCCAGAGATCCTCGTCCGATTGGAGGGGAAGAGAATCGAGGTTCGACCCATTGCCGGAACCAGGCCTCGAGGCCGCAGTCGCGAAGAAGACGAACGACTGGCCGCTGATCTACTGGCTGATCCCAAAGAGCGGGCCGAACATCTTATGCTGGTGGACCTTGGCCGCAACGATGTCGGACGGGTGGCCAAATTCGGGTCTGTTCGGGTCTATGAGCTTATGGTCATCGAACGTTACTCCCACGTGATGCACTTAGTCTCCGGGGTGGAGGGAGAACTGGCCGAGGATTATGATATGTTTGACGTCCTGGCGGCCTGTTTTCCGGCAGGGACGGTCACTGGAGCCCCCAAGATCAGGGCCATGGAGATCATCGAAGAGCTGGAAGGCAGCCGCCGTGGCCCATATGCCGGAGCGGTGGGCTACTTTGGCTTCTCTGGCAACATGGATTTCTGTATCACCATCCGCACCCTTTTCCAAAAGGCCGATCAGCTTTATCTTCAGACCGGTGCCGGGATTGTGGCCGACTCAGTTCCAGAGCGAGAATACCAGGAGACCCTCAACAAGGGCCAAGGGATGCTCAAAGCTGTAGAACTAGCCCAAGCGGGACTGCTCTGA
- the hslU gene encoding ATP-dependent protease ATPase subunit HslU, translating to MKSLEEKPPLTPQQIVKELDKFIIGQDEAKRAVAVALRNRWRRQQVPPPLRDEIAPKNIIMIGPTGVGKTEIARRLARLAQSPFLKVEATKFTEVGYVGRDVESMIRDLTHLAVEMVKAEEQSRVREKARQLAEERLLDLLVPPRRPSSLEGPAEGSETRERFRKMLREGRLDDRYVELEVSQRAAPMVEVFAAAGLEDIEQQLRDMMGNLFPKRPKRRRVRIPEALEILTEEEASKLIDMEKVVQMAIRRVEQSGIIFIDEIDKIASGGSGQGPDVSREGVQRDLLPIVEGTTVNTKYGLVRTDHILFIASGAFHVAKPSDLIPELQGRFPIRVELKPLTQEDFVRILTEPENALIKQYKALLATESVEIDFTPEAIAEIARLAYEVNQRTENIGARRLHTMLEKLLEEISFTAPDIAPTRVPITAEYVRQKLADIVKDEDLSRFIL from the coding sequence ATGAAATCTCTTGAAGAAAAGCCCCCCCTTACTCCCCAGCAGATTGTAAAAGAGCTGGATAAGTTTATCATCGGCCAGGACGAGGCCAAACGGGCTGTGGCTGTAGCCCTACGCAACCGCTGGCGTCGTCAGCAGGTTCCTCCGCCTTTAAGGGATGAGATTGCCCCTAAAAACATTATCATGATCGGCCCCACCGGAGTGGGCAAAACAGAAATTGCCCGTCGCCTGGCCCGCCTGGCCCAGTCACCCTTTCTCAAAGTGGAGGCCACCAAGTTCACCGAGGTGGGTTATGTTGGCCGGGATGTGGAATCCATGATCAGAGATCTCACCCATCTGGCGGTGGAAATGGTTAAGGCCGAGGAACAGAGCCGGGTTCGAGAAAAGGCCCGCCAGTTGGCCGAAGAAAGGCTCCTTGATCTTCTCGTGCCACCCCGAAGACCATCCTCTTTAGAAGGCCCTGCCGAAGGTAGCGAAACCAGAGAGCGATTTCGGAAGATGCTCCGCGAAGGCCGTCTTGATGACCGCTACGTGGAGCTTGAAGTCAGCCAACGCGCTGCTCCCATGGTGGAGGTCTTTGCTGCCGCCGGTCTGGAGGATATCGAGCAGCAGCTGCGAGACATGATGGGCAACCTCTTTCCCAAGCGGCCCAAGAGACGCCGGGTGCGTATCCCTGAGGCCCTGGAAATCCTCACCGAAGAGGAGGCTTCCAAGCTCATCGACATGGAAAAGGTCGTTCAAATGGCCATTCGGCGAGTAGAACAGAGCGGCATTATCTTTATCGACGAGATCGACAAGATTGCCAGCGGTGGCAGTGGTCAGGGACCGGATGTCTCACGTGAAGGGGTTCAGCGAGATCTATTACCCATTGTTGAAGGGACAACGGTAAACACCAAATACGGGCTGGTTCGGACTGATCATATCCTCTTTATCGCCAGCGGAGCCTTTCACGTGGCCAAACCCTCAGATCTTATTCCCGAACTTCAGGGACGATTCCCCATCCGGGTGGAGCTCAAGCCTCTCACCCAGGAAGATTTTGTCCGCATTCTCACCGAACCGGAGAATGCTCTCATCAAACAGTACAAGGCCCTGCTGGCCACCGAATCCGTGGAGATAGATTTTACCCCGGAGGCCATCGCCGAGATCGCCCGACTGGCCTACGAAGTCAATCAGCGCACCGAGAACATCGGGGCTCGGAGGCTTCATACCATGCTGGAAAAACTCCTGGAGGAGATCTCCTTTACTGCTCCAGACATTGCCCCAACCCGAGTGCCCATCACCGCCGAGTATGTCCGGCAAAAGTTGGCTGATATCGTAAAAGATGAAGATCTCTCTCGCTTTATCCTCTAG
- a CDS encoding response regulator, translated as MSEQQVRVVLADDYPLFRKGLSKILEDYPHIQVVGEASDGKSAIALCREKSPDVLILDLELPDQDGFAVLSRLKDEGIKVKTIVLSMYVTETYVGRALTLGARGYLSKLSEPEEVVRAIETAFQGELYLSPGLFKAVKAAEGIPARPPNLPNLTPRELEVLKLVAQGLTSREIGERLNISSRTVEHHRQSVMKKLGLRRQTDLVRVAINYGLIRS; from the coding sequence ATGTCTGAACAGCAGGTCCGAGTGGTCCTGGCCGACGACTATCCACTTTTTCGCAAAGGGCTAAGTAAAATCCTGGAAGACTATCCTCACATCCAGGTGGTTGGCGAGGCCTCAGATGGAAAGTCGGCCATTGCCCTGTGCCGAGAAAAGAGTCCCGATGTCCTTATCCTGGATCTTGAACTCCCCGATCAAGATGGCTTTGCTGTTCTTAGCCGCCTAAAAGATGAAGGCATTAAGGTCAAGACCATAGTTCTCTCCATGTATGTCACAGAAACCTATGTTGGCCGGGCCCTGACTTTGGGGGCCAGAGGTTATCTATCTAAACTCTCCGAGCCAGAAGAAGTGGTAAGAGCCATAGAGACGGCCTTTCAAGGAGAGCTATATCTGTCTCCCGGTCTTTTTAAGGCCGTTAAAGCCGCCGAGGGTATTCCGGCCCGTCCACCTAACCTGCCTAACCTTACTCCACGGGAGCTTGAAGTCCTTAAACTGGTGGCCCAGGGGCTTACCAGCCGGGAGATAGGGGAGCGGTTAAATATAAGCTCCCGCACGGTAGAACACCACCGCCAAAGCGTCATGAAGAAACTGGGGCTCCGACGGCAGACTGACCTCGTGCGGGTGGCTATTAACTACGGCCTTATCCGTTCATAA
- a CDS encoding ABC transporter permease, translated as MSPRRIAAVVLRQLFLYRRSLTRLLEVFYWPTVDLLLWGFVTLYLEKSASGLPQFVSYFLGALILWNILYRAQQGIAVSFLEDIWARNLTNLFVSPLKFSEYIAGLLVISITKTILAFGAMSLLAGVIYSFNIFRLGLALLPLVLNLVAVGWSIGFTTMGFILWFGQEAEILAWALAFIFLPLSAVFYPVDVLPPLIQPLARLTPSAHAFEGMRMVINQGLFPWEEILWASGLNLIYLGASLLFLHMVYNRSQTRGSLPKIGE; from the coding sequence ATGTCTCCTAGACGGATAGCCGCGGTGGTCTTAAGACAGCTCTTTCTCTATCGGCGGAGTCTCACTCGTCTGCTAGAAGTCTTTTATTGGCCTACGGTGGATCTTCTCCTCTGGGGTTTCGTAACCCTCTACTTAGAAAAAAGCGCCTCGGGGCTGCCTCAGTTTGTTTCTTATTTTTTAGGGGCCCTTATCCTTTGGAATATCCTCTATCGAGCCCAGCAGGGCATCGCTGTTTCCTTTCTGGAGGATATCTGGGCCCGCAACCTTACAAACCTTTTCGTCTCACCCCTTAAGTTTTCCGAGTATATAGCCGGGCTTCTGGTTATCAGCATAACTAAGACCATCCTGGCCTTTGGGGCCATGTCTCTCCTGGCCGGGGTCATTTATTCATTCAATATATTCCGGCTGGGCCTGGCCCTTTTGCCTTTGGTGCTCAACTTAGTGGCTGTGGGTTGGAGTATAGGATTTACCACCATGGGATTCATTCTCTGGTTCGGACAAGAGGCCGAGATATTAGCCTGGGCCTTGGCCTTTATCTTTTTACCTCTTTCAGCGGTCTTTTATCCGGTAGATGTCTTACCTCCCCTGATTCAACCCTTGGCCCGTCTGACTCCCTCAGCCCACGCCTTTGAGGGCATGCGAATGGTAATCAATCAGGGCCTGTTTCCCTGGGAAGAGATCCTTTGGGCCTCGGGGCTTAATCTTATCTATCTTGGAGCCAGTTTGCTCTTCTTACATATGGTTTATAACCGAAGTCAAACCCGCGGAAGCCTTCCCAAGATTGGCGAATAA
- the xerA gene encoding site-specific tyrosine recombinase/integron integrase has product MRQALKTFLEYLATEKNASPETIRAYRKDLQLLGEALGWPELKTISTRDIKAFLARQLMDHSRATIMRRVAAIRVFFSFLRKRGFLSHDPARSLKPPKQRRPLPGYLTVDEVFCLLEVSRRRRKGLEVRDRAILEVLYGTGLRVSEVAGLNLDDISFEPGLVRVFGKGRKERLVPLGEAACQAIKDWLPLRERLLKDPAERALFVNNRGRRLTARSIHRLVRDRGRVAGLARPLHPHLLRHSYATHLLEGGADLRAIQEMLGHASLATTQRYTHLDLSHLMAIYDDAHPRARKEKDGKD; this is encoded by the coding sequence ATGCGCCAGGCCTTAAAAACCTTTCTTGAATATTTGGCTACCGAAAAAAATGCCTCCCCAGAGACCATCAGGGCCTATCGTAAAGATCTTCAGCTCCTGGGAGAGGCCTTAGGTTGGCCTGAGCTTAAGACCATCTCCACCCGGGACATTAAGGCCTTTTTGGCCCGCCAGCTCATGGATCACAGCCGGGCGACGATCATGCGTCGGGTAGCGGCTATAAGGGTCTTTTTCTCCTTTTTAAGAAAGAGGGGCTTTCTTTCCCATGATCCCGCCCGGAGTCTTAAACCCCCAAAACAGCGCCGTCCACTTCCAGGCTACCTCACGGTCGATGAGGTCTTCTGTCTGCTTGAGGTCTCCCGGAGACGGCGTAAAGGGCTTGAAGTGCGTGATCGGGCCATCCTCGAGGTTCTCTACGGCACAGGGCTAAGGGTATCTGAGGTGGCCGGGCTCAATCTTGACGATATCTCCTTTGAGCCCGGTCTGGTGCGAGTCTTCGGTAAGGGGCGGAAGGAAAGATTGGTCCCCCTGGGAGAGGCCGCCTGCCAGGCTATCAAGGACTGGCTTCCCTTACGGGAGCGTCTTCTTAAGGATCCGGCCGAAAGGGCCCTTTTTGTAAACAACCGAGGAAGACGCCTTACTGCCCGGAGCATCCACCGGTTGGTAAGGGATAGGGGCCGGGTTGCCGGATTGGCCCGCCCCCTTCATCCGCACCTTTTGCGCCATTCTTACGCCACCCATCTTCTGGAGGGGGGAGCTGACCTGCGGGCCATCCAGGAGATGCTTGGCCATGCCAGTCTTGCCACCACCCAGCGCTATACCCATCTTGACCTTAGCCACTTGATGGCCATATATGATGATGCCCATCCCCGGGCGAGAAAGGAGAAAGATGGAAAAGACTAG
- a CDS encoding ABC transporter ATP-binding protein, which translates to MSGKDNSRRPDDQTKKAHQAILRVRGLTKAFGEKEALKGVSFDLLTGEILGILGPNGAGKTTLIHCLLGLIAPTSGKIEVFGLEFSRHRIKILERMNFASNYVSLPLSLTLWENLMVYALIYRVPQPGKRCHEMLKLFDLEGLATSPARKLSSGQMMRLCLAKALINDPEILLLDEPTAGLDPEMARKTRKLLKRLRQERGLSVIYTSHNLQEMEEISDRVALIREGRLLALGSAEEIRSRFAAQNLEEAFFRALEEKNVS; encoded by the coding sequence ATGTCCGGCAAGGATAACTCCAGAAGGCCCGACGACCAAACGAAAAAGGCCCATCAAGCCATTCTTCGGGTAAGAGGATTAACCAAGGCTTTCGGAGAAAAAGAGGCCCTTAAAGGGGTGAGTTTTGATCTCTTAACCGGAGAGATTCTGGGTATCCTGGGGCCCAATGGGGCTGGCAAGACCACTCTCATCCACTGCCTTCTAGGACTTATCGCGCCAACCTCAGGAAAGATAGAGGTCTTTGGGCTCGAATTCTCCCGCCATCGCATAAAAATCCTAGAAAGGATGAACTTTGCCTCAAATTACGTCTCCCTGCCTCTGTCTCTGACCCTTTGGGAAAATCTGATGGTCTACGCCCTGATCTACCGCGTTCCTCAGCCTGGGAAACGGTGCCATGAGATGCTTAAACTCTTTGATCTGGAAGGGCTAGCTACCTCTCCGGCCAGAAAGCTTTCTTCTGGCCAGATGATGCGCCTTTGCCTGGCTAAAGCCCTGATTAACGACCCCGAGATCCTGCTCCTGGATGAACCTACCGCCGGACTTGATCCAGAAATGGCTCGAAAAACCAGAAAACTCCTCAAGAGGTTGCGTCAGGAGCGAGGTCTTTCGGTGATCTACACCTCGCACAACCTCCAAGAGATGGAGGAAATCTCTGATCGCGTAGCCCTCATCCGCGAGGGCAGGCTTTTGGCCTTAGGATCAGCAGAAGAGATAAGGTCTCGCTTTGCGGCCCAAAATCTGGAAGAGGCCTTTTTCAGGGCCCTGGAAGAGAAAAATGTCTCCTAG